The Erwinia billingiae Eb661 nucleotide sequence GGAAGGATGTTCACTGGCTGGATAGCGAACAACCTGACGCCGCGCGCGATACCCTGTTACAGGTTCTTAGTGCGAAGCCTGGGTGATTGTGTACAATTAGTGCAGTATCTTGCGCAAATTTTTACGCAGTATTTCAGAGCGTTCATGCTCTTAAGTAGTAAACAACAAGCATATAAGGAAAAGATAGAATGGCTAAGGGGCAATCATTGCAAGATCCGTTCTTGAACGCGCTGCGTCGTGAACGTGTTCCGGTTTCGATTTATTTGGTGAATGGTATCAAACTGCAGGGTCAGATCGAGTCGTTTGATCAATTTGTAATTCTATTGAAAAACACAGTTAGCCAGATGGTGTACAAGCACGCTATCTCGACTGTTGTTCCGTCCCGTCCGGTCTCCCACCACAGCAACAATGCGGGTGGCGGAAGCAGCAACTATCATCATGGCAGTAACCAGGGGGCGTCTACTCAGCCTCAGCAAGAGAGTGACGACACAGAGTAATCACTGCTCTTCCAAGACGGGGTTACCTGTTCACTCGGGTTCCCCGTCCTGGCAATTCGCCCGATCCACTCTTCGCCGAATGGCGAGAGTCGATTGCGCAAACTCGCCACCTGAGGATCTGTTGATCCCGGTGCGCATTGAGAATCTGATATTCACGCAGTATGGCCAAACGTGTTGCAGGTTTAATAAGGCTCTGAGAGGTTTTAAGTTTGTTTGACCGTTATGAAGCCGGTGAGCAGGCCGTTCTGGTACATATCTATTTTTCCCAAGAGCGGAATACGGAAGATTTGCAGGAATTCGAAACCCTGGTCTCTTCTGCGGGTGTTGAAGCGCTGAGTGTTGTCACCGGCAGCCGAAAATCTCCCCATCCAAAATATTTCGTCGGTGAAGGTAAGGCAGTTGAAATTGCAGAGGCGGTGAAAGCCAGCGGTGCGACGGTGGTGTTATTTGATCACGCCCTCAGCCCGGCCCAGGAACGAAACCTGGAAGCCCTTTGTGAATGCCGCGTCATCGACCGAACCGGCCTTATCCTTGATATTTTTGCCCAGCGCGCCCGTACCCATGAAGGTAAATTGCAGGTGGAGTTGGCACAGCTTCGCCATCTTGCCACGCGCCTCGTTCGTGGCTGGACGCACCTTGAGCGCCAGAAAGGCGGGATAGGTCTGCGCGGCCCGGGTGAAACGCAGCTGGAAACGGACCGTCGTTTACTGCGTAACCGTATTACGCTGATCCTCTCGCGTCTCGAGCGGGTAGCTAAACAACGTGAGCAAGGTCGTCAGGCGCGAAATAAAGCCGATGTGCCGACCCTGTCGTTAGTGGGATATACCAACGCCGGTAAATCCACCTTATTTAACCGTGTGACGGCGGCGGAGGTTTATGTTGCTGACCAGCTGTTCGCCACGCTCGATCCGACATTACGTCGTATCGATGTTGCCGATGTGGGTGAAGTGGTGCTGGCGGATACCGTCGGCTTTATTCGTCATTTGCCGCACGATTTAGTCGCCGCATTTAAGGCCACATTACAAGAAACGCGTGAAGCAACGTTGCTGGTGCATGTTATTGATGCCGCAGATTTACGCGTCGATGAAAATATTAAAGCCGTTGAAGTGGTGCTGGAAGAAATTGAGTCAGACGAAATTCCCACGCTTCAGGTCATGAACAAGATCGATATGCTTGACGGTTTCGTTCCGCGTATCGATCGTGATGAAGAGAATAAGCCGGTGCGGGTGTGGGTTTCTGCCCAGACAGGGGAAGGGATCCCACTGCTATTCCAGGCGCTTACCGAGCGGCTGGCCGGTGAAATTGCGCAGTATGACTTGCGTCTGCCGCCTGAAGCAGGGCGGTTACGTAGCCGTTTTTATCAGCTTCAGGCGATAGAAAAAGAGTGGAACGAAGACGATGGTAGCGTAGGTTTACAGGTACGTATGCCGATCGTTGACTGGCGCCGTCTGTGTAAACAGGAGCCGGCGCTGGTGGATTACATTGTTTGACTGATTTTGCCTGACACGCGTATCCCGGCCTTGGGATACCACCGCACACACAATTATATGGAGTATAAACATGGCGTGGAATCAGCCCGGGAATAACGGACAGGACCGCGACCCGTGGGGAAGCAGCAATAATCAAGGCGGCAACTCTGGGGGAAACAAAGGAGGGCGCGATAAGGGGCCTCCTGATTTAGATGATATTTTTCGCAAGCTGAGCAAAAAGCTTGGCGGATTTGGCGGTGGTAACAAAAACGATAACAGCGGCGGGCAGCGTACGCCGGGTCGCGGTGGTCGTCTGGTCGGTATTGTCGTGGTTGCGGCGGTAGTGATTTGGGCCGGTAGCGGCTTCTACACCATCAAAGAAGCGGAACGCGGTGTGGTGACACGCTTCGGCAAATTCAGTCATCTGGTTGAGCCAGGCCTGAACTGGAAACCGACCTTTATCGATCAGGTTCGTGCGGTGAACGTTGAAGCCGTCCGTGAGTTGGCAGCCTCCGGCACCATGCTGACCTCTGACGAAAACGTCGTGCGCGTCGAAATGAACGTGCAGTATCGGGTCACTAACCCGGAACGTTACCTGTTTGCGGTCACCAGTGCGGATGACAGCCTGCGTCAGGCAACGGACAGTGCTTTGCGTGGCGTTATCGGCCGCTCAACCATGGACCGTATTCTGACTGAAGGGCGTACCGTGGTGCGTAGCGATACGCAGCGTGAGCTTGAAGAGACCATTCGTCCATACGATATGGGTATTACCCTGCTGGACGTGAACTTCCAGGCTGCGCGTCCGCCGGAAGAAGTGAAGGCCTCATTTGATGATGCCATCGCGGCACGTGAAAACCGTGAGCAGTACGTTCGTGAAGCGGAAGCCTATGCGAATGAAGTGCAGCCACGCGCCAACGGTCAGGCACAGCGTATTCTGGAAGAAGCGCGTGCTTACAAAACCCGTACCGTACTGGAAGCACAGGGTGAAGTGGATCGCTTTGCGAAACTTCTGCCTGAATACAAAGCGGCTCCAGAGATCACCCGCGAGCGTCTGTACATTGAAACCATGGAACGCGTGCTGAGCCATACCCGTAAGGTGTTGGTGAATGACAAGGGTAACAACCTGATGGTGTTGCCGTTGGATCAGATTATGCGCGGACAGGGCGGAGCATCGTCGAACGCAACCCAGGACAGCAGCAGCAACAGCCTGTTGCGCCTGCCACCGGCCAGCGGCAGCAATGACCGCGCCAGTAACGGTTCGACGTATAATCCGGACACCATCATGGATCAGCGCCGGGCGAATGCTCAGCGCAACGATACCCAGCGCGAAGGGAGAGAGTAAGCGATGCGTAAGCCATTAATCGTCGTATTGATTGTTGTGCTGGTGGTGCTGTACGCGTCACTGTTTGTGGTACAGGAAGGCCAGCGCGGCATCGTCATGCGCTTTGGTAAAGTCCTGCGTGATAGCGAAAACAAACCGCTGGTGTACGCACCAGGTCTGCACTTCAAGATCCCATTCCTGGAATCCGTGAAGTCGCTGGACGCCCGTATCCAGACCATGGATAACCAGGCCGACCGTTTCGTCACCAAAGAGAAGAAAGACCTGATCGTTGATTCCTATATCAAATGGCGCATCAGCGACTTCAGCCGTTACTATCTGGCCACCGGCGGCGGCGACGTCTCCCAGGCAGAAGTGCTGTTGAAACGTAAATTCAGTGACCGTTTGCGTTCTGAAATCGGTCGTCTGGACGTGAAGGACATCG carries:
- the hfq gene encoding RNA chaperone Hfq, with translation MAKGQSLQDPFLNALRRERVPVSIYLVNGIKLQGQIESFDQFVILLKNTVSQMVYKHAISTVVPSRPVSHHSNNAGGGSSNYHHGSNQGASTQPQQESDDTE
- the hflX gene encoding ribosome rescue GTPase HflX; protein product: MFDRYEAGEQAVLVHIYFSQERNTEDLQEFETLVSSAGVEALSVVTGSRKSPHPKYFVGEGKAVEIAEAVKASGATVVLFDHALSPAQERNLEALCECRVIDRTGLILDIFAQRARTHEGKLQVELAQLRHLATRLVRGWTHLERQKGGIGLRGPGETQLETDRRLLRNRITLILSRLERVAKQREQGRQARNKADVPTLSLVGYTNAGKSTLFNRVTAAEVYVADQLFATLDPTLRRIDVADVGEVVLADTVGFIRHLPHDLVAAFKATLQETREATLLVHVIDAADLRVDENIKAVEVVLEEIESDEIPTLQVMNKIDMLDGFVPRIDRDEENKPVRVWVSAQTGEGIPLLFQALTERLAGEIAQYDLRLPPEAGRLRSRFYQLQAIEKEWNEDDGSVGLQVRMPIVDWRRLCKQEPALVDYIV
- the hflK gene encoding FtsH protease activity modulator HflK: MAWNQPGNNGQDRDPWGSSNNQGGNSGGNKGGRDKGPPDLDDIFRKLSKKLGGFGGGNKNDNSGGQRTPGRGGRLVGIVVVAAVVIWAGSGFYTIKEAERGVVTRFGKFSHLVEPGLNWKPTFIDQVRAVNVEAVRELAASGTMLTSDENVVRVEMNVQYRVTNPERYLFAVTSADDSLRQATDSALRGVIGRSTMDRILTEGRTVVRSDTQRELEETIRPYDMGITLLDVNFQAARPPEEVKASFDDAIAARENREQYVREAEAYANEVQPRANGQAQRILEEARAYKTRTVLEAQGEVDRFAKLLPEYKAAPEITRERLYIETMERVLSHTRKVLVNDKGNNLMVLPLDQIMRGQGGASSNATQDSSSNSLLRLPPASGSNDRASNGSTYNPDTIMDQRRANAQRNDTQREGRE